The Streptomyces noursei ATCC 11455 sequence GGGCCGGTGCGGTGGACGCCTCACGGGCCCGGATCTGCCAACTCGACGAGTATGTGGGCCTGCCCGCCGGGCACCCCGAGTCGTACCGCTCGGTGGTGCTGCGCGAGGTGGTGGAGCCGCTGGGGCTCGACGAGAGCGCGTTCATGGGGCCGGACGGCACGGCGGAGGACGTCCAGGCCGCCTGCGAGGCGTACGACAAGGCGCTGCGCGACGCCGGCGGGGTGGACCTCCAACTGCTCGGCATCGGCACCGACGGGCACATCGGCTTCAACGAGCCCTGCTCGTCGTTGGCTTCCCGTACCCGTATCAAGACCCTCACCCAGCAGACCCGGGAGGACAACGCCCGCTTCTTCGACAGCCTGGACGAGGTCCCGCACCACGTCATCACCCAGGGCATCGGCACCATCCTGGAGGCCCGTCACCTGGTGCTGCTCGCCACCGGCGAGGGCAAGGCCGACGCCGTGGCGCAGGCCGTCGAGGGGCCGGTCGCCGCGCTGGTGCCGGCCTCGGCGCTCCAGCTCCACCGGCATGCCACGGTGGTCGTCGACGAGGCCGCGGCGTCGAAGCTGAAGCTGGCCGACTACTTCCGCGCGACC is a genomic window containing:
- the nagB gene encoding glucosamine-6-phosphate deaminase is translated as MEVVIVPDAVAGGELIAEAIATLVRRKPEALLGVATGSTPLPIYEALATKVRAGAVDASRARICQLDEYVGLPAGHPESYRSVVLREVVEPLGLDESAFMGPDGTAEDVQAACEAYDKALRDAGGVDLQLLGIGTDGHIGFNEPCSSLASRTRIKTLTQQTREDNARFFDSLDEVPHHVITQGIGTILEARHLVLLATGEGKADAVAQAVEGPVAALVPASALQLHRHATVVVDEAAASKLKLADYFRATYAAKPEWQGL